DNA from Ananas comosus cultivar F153 linkage group 12, ASM154086v1, whole genome shotgun sequence:
atttaacaaaATCACCACCGAATCGATCCAATCAACCCTAAAATGAAGGGATTAAGGAGTAAGTAAATGAGAGGGGGGAGTGGACGCACCGAGCCCTCGCAGGGCTTTTTGGACGTTTGCTGCGGAGATGAGGGAGTAGGCGGGgcgggtggcggcggcggcggggccgaCGActgtgcggcggcggcggcggaggtggtggcgATGGGCGGTGAgcttcgtcgccggcgacggGATCCCCACGGTGGTGGACATGgtgagaagagagaaagagagagagagctttttcTAAATTGTTTtctatttgatttaaaaatcaattattatttatttgtttgggaATCAATTTGGGAATGGGAGGAAGAGTCGAAGAGACGGATAAGGCGGGAAGGGGATTAATGATTGGTCCGTTTTCGCCCTCGCTATGCGTACATTTTTAGGCATCCCCATATACagggacaaaaattttgtgAGCACTGTCCCAAACTATTGCGGATGGGCGCTCCATGGCTAATCCGactagtgctttttttttttttttttggcttaaatgggccagcatcctgcacTGTGGCGTGAGGCTCGATGggtcgagtcatattcgaagtggcatAAAGCTGGTTGAGTCGAATCACAATCGATATTCGTGaacgctgtatctgtacgctttaagtgaattagttgcatatttctaacagctcgagatTTTGGGATTACTGATCAGCGCCAATGATCCgatagctttctctctctctaaaaacaccgggcaattttttttcctttccattgGTGGCCGTCGGATGGGCTATATGGCGTCCATCCACATagtccccaaactaattagtttgggacAATGCCCATAAAAATTTTGTCCCGTATATAGTGTCTTGGTAAGATCACACATTTATTGTTCTCAAACGGTGAGATGGTGAAGCATACGATCCtttggatttcaaattttaataatttattataattttttattcgaatttttttaattattgcaatcaagtttCAAATCCAATTTAGTTCGTCAAATACTAGGGAGTGTTTGgtttgcttctttttcaccctagaatcgaaatcgaaatggataaatccgtttgtgggtgtttagtacgcgggagttccattccgattccgattcccgagtggaatgggaatcccccgatcacctcttttttcaacccggcctaggaggccggattgaaagttgaatccggacggaatggatatttattcggattaaatttattttttcaacttttttaattaaaatatgagttaaaattttaaaattaaatatataattttaaattttaatttaaacttaaattaaaaattaaaatttaatcaagtatttcgaatctaacttatgaatttgaatttaaattaaattttaatttatataaaatgttattcaaattttatttcaaacttaaattaaatttatgtattcaaattaaaatttaaattgtaattttaaatttgaatttgaataaatcaaaatttagtttcatattttaaattatccactcaacttcaaagtttaatttttttaaaaaaagtagatttaaaattttaacattatttcaaaattttaatgtaaatttttaatatttaatttttaatttgaatttaaattaatatattataaagataatgttagtatattaatttgattacattttttatatccacctgaaccaaacaccgacaatgggaatgatttatttcgattccgattcaggtgatgaaccaaacagaattaggtaatgagtcattccgattccgattccggcttattttgattccgattccgatttcgattccgacttcgaaccaaacgcgcccctAATGTATTgctaatgtaatatatatatatatatagaattgggctcctatacttttaaaagtaccaagttattggtgcttatagatttttagccattggattaagagatatacggttaggatgatgtgggccccctaaggttgagtaggtggttggttgaatagtataatctaattgttgaaaataattcgagaagtagatctaacggtaaaaaacttacaagcaccaagtacatggtgcttttacaagcaccatagctgccctatataaatatatatatatatatataagcatcttaattattattattattattattattatgatgttatcttattaattataatactcTTTTATTGTGCAGCTCTAGATACCAAGCACGcactttttgtcttttttaatgaataaaattgaTTCTATGCTGTCCACATAATAGGTGTCACGCCAGAGGATCATCTAAATATTTTACGTGAACATAATAAACTATCTATTGATAGTACATAGggataattacttatatattctttaaaatttttgaagtatgttatgtatatttttcttttttgggtttcaaatataattttaatatatttttttgttattcaaaaataattctgTTGTTAGTACTCGTTAAATTATTTCGAATTAAACTCAGATTAAAACTCTTGATATTGAGGCCCATTTgacactattagataaaataaagttgagacaaaagtatatagagatatgtttctgcgttctccAGTTGGAtcgcaaaaaaaatattgtaacctGCGATATGTatgtacgaaaaaaaaaaagaatattttttcttcatactttctcactacACGTAACGTAATCTTCCTGTAATTCTAAACGGAGcttaaaaatttctatcaaagttaaaaaaaaataaaaataactcttttatccttaacttacatattttcttaatagatattatccttttttataggataattgtttatatacctTGAAAAGTTTCAAACTTTTTGATTAAGCCTGTTTAGAAAGCTAATATGGAAAATATCTTTCTAACTTTCTTACTACACATAACgtaatttttctataattttaaacagagcctaaaaatttctatcaaagttaaaaaaaaataaaaataactcttttatccttaacttacatattttcttaatagatattatccttttttataggataattgtttatatacctTGAAAAGTTTCAAACTTTTTGACTAAGCCtgtttagaaggctaatatggAAAATATCTTTCTAACTttcaaattctttcaaataGGACAGTTGAGTTAGATTctattagtaattttatatttaactatgAGTTATGAAATTATGATACCGCGATTATTTACAactgtgtgttttttttttttttctgagagataggtagtacgctacccgcttcgtttattttatttaaaaataaatttagctggaaatgtgaatcaactaggatgcgaacttggatctcgggtatcaactaccaaattctttgccatttgctctaggaacggtcagtTATTTACAACTATgttgaattatttatttagccacagtaatttttttttagttaagaTTGTACTTTTATAAAAGAAGGTGAGCATTAGAATACAATCATTGGatcataaataagaaaaatatttgacaTTTTAAGAGCAAATATAAAATAGTGGGTGAgagtagaagagtatatttaaatgataaaattgtaattttataaaaataataaatttttctaacagttTACTAACCGAATCTAATTTAAAAAGGTATATATGAAAGAACTTAAAATTGTATTAGCCTTTTAAGTGGAGCAGGtaaaaaagtttgaaactttttaagaatatatataagcaattgcttcTGGTATTTAAATCCAATAAACTAATTATTGTGTTCAAGTAAAACACTCTGTGCTTTTAAAATTCAGAAGAATATGGTAAACCGTTTACAGTGTTTATGCAAAATTTTGTGTTCATCTTAAAATGGTGTAACCCATAGGATTATTTctacaaatcaaatttttttggagtcaattatgaaataaaatgttttaaggggccaaatgcaaaaagatCCCAAAAATTTGTCCTGCGTTCGGATATGTATCAATTGCGGATCACTCCAAAACCGACTTTACCCGCCCtgcttgtgttttttttttttggggtaaacttcatataccatttcggtagttttgcactttctcactttaatattctgtggtttaaagtgtattaagttagtgtcatacagtttcatttttattttttcgtcagtttctccgttaatattttgttaaattatatataaaaaactttagataccccacagatttatcgaatatttattttagtacactttagttttaactttgtcactaatttatcgaaaaaaattagtggaatcggtaataaaaagataaaaataaaaacatagagtgctaaattgatacactttaaactatagggtactaaaacgagaaagtgtgaaaccaccgggtggtatttgaagttttcccattttaaaattttgaagggtacTTATGAAATTGGAACTACTTGGAAGGGTACCGAAGAAATTTGccctttctttaattctttttcgtcgtcttctagggtttctattcCTCTttgaggaggagggagaagaagcgTGCGATCTCTCGATTCCCATTTCTCCCAAAAATTCTCTCATCGCCGATATGAGCAGATCCGGCCAGCCTCCCGATCTCAAGAAGtgagctgtttttttttttttttcctcaattttTTCTGCCTAAATCATCCATTTTGGTGCTTCATACTtcgtttttttatatttttttggtgttGCGTTTCttgttttttatctttatttttcactGATTTTTTTGTATGGTGTATTGGTGTTACAGGTACATGGATAAGAAGCTTCAAAGTAAGTGATTCCATTAacttctattaatttttttaataagtttTTATAGCTAAATAATTGTTAAATTTCTCTAGCTATTAGCAGTTAATTAATCTAATATTATCGGCTACAGAGTCGATTAAACTATTAAATGTGATGAATTATCAATCAATTTGGTAAAATCCccaattttattttgctaaaatcaCTCAAATTTTGCAAACTTCGAAAGTTGATTATATACTATTGTTACTGTCCTTGGACTGCGGAGTTACTACTTTAATtacacattctttttttttaaactggAGCTGTGCAAGATAATGAGAAATGCAAAACAACGTGGAAATATGTAGATATGTAAAGAATATGAGGTTAAAAATACGCAGATATGTAGATTATTAATCTTATTGCCTGTGTCTGTGCAaactaatcttttatttttgaaacaGAATGTTtgcttttgttcttttattaaaCAAAATCAGTAATTGATCCTGAACAAGTCGATGGGAAAAACAATGTAGTAACTGTGAAAAAACTGACCACGAAAACTCCATCACAAATCAGATTTGATTGTTCTCTTTTGTGTTACCTTAGATGTTTAAGATTGCGCATTTATTTTTGCATTCTAATAGATAAATCTATGCTGTGACGGTGCCGTCTATTTTTAGCTAGACCATCTTTAGTCTTAACTTCTTCGGAATGGctaaaatctcatttttgtttCCCTCATTACTAACCTGACACCGAATTAAGTGGTGTTGTTGAGACATTCGAGACATATACGGTCCTAAGGCCGCCTTTAGCAGGTGGAAGAAGCTAGCTTTCTCTATTTTGCCCTTCTGTGTTCCCTAACTCACAACACGTCTAACCTATGATGCAAGACAACTTGTTTTAATTTGCCGTATTTTTGTTGGGTAGGTATTTGATTTTGATCCTCGCCCCGTAAGTGTCAGGTACTCTGTAGAAGTATCTAACATAACTATTATAacatttcagaaaaaaattcTTGATTTAAGGGGGATATGGGAGGGATATTTGAGGTATACAGAGAGTTGTGGACATGGGACGGCGTTTTTGGGGTTTAATTTAGTTAGAATCATCCTTAAGCAGCCGGTTACGGGAGCCTTATAAAATGCGGACACAAAATGGTTAGTTGGTTAATTGTATATgagttgttttcttttcttttggcaatttacTCTAATGCTTATGGTAGCTGCTAAGTATTCGATAACTGGAACAATTTGTTGCTTAGGTCACTCTTACGTAATATAATGTCTCATCCATTTAAAACTTATGCTAACATGATTCTGACGAACCCAACCATTACTACAGTCAAGCTGAATGCGAACCGGGTCGTCATCGGCTCCCTTCGCGGGTTTGACCAATTTATGAACTTGGTGGTCGACAACACTGTAGAAGTCAACGGCAATGAGAAGAACGATATCGGGATAGTGGTAGGTTCATTTTGTGACTAAATCTGTTTCATTGCATTATCGTTTCTTTCCTATTTATCATAATGCAAATCATGCTGTTTTCATTCTACAAATGCTTGGGAGAAATTCCCACTCTTCCTTTGAAATCTTTCGTGATTAGCGGTTATAATGTTCTTCGAGTAATTTGCATCAGGGGTCCTCTTTTGTCCTCATGAATTCAGTTATTAACTGTTGTGTCCCTAAACTTTGTAATTCGCCGCAGTCATACCCTTTTCGATCGGAGTCCATATATAATCAACTTCTGGACATCTGATATGCTGGTTGCGTTGGCATTTTACACCCAATTCAACCAACAAATTTAGCGAAATGGATGACGCATGCAATTTCAGGGACCATATTGCAGCAATCGGAATGCCGGGGACTAAACTGCAGAATCCCCTACTGCTCTTTTCTAAAGATGATTTGATGATTTTAATGAACTAAAAAATGTTTCACAGGTTATCAGGGGAAACAGTGTGGTCATGATTGAAGCTCTCGAGCCGATCGCAAGATCGCAATAGCTGTTCGAATTCGATTTATGATCACCGCGGTGGAACTGCACGACAGGGGCGATCGGAGAGGCATGTCTCTCTACTAATCTACTCTTTTATGAATCTAATAGATTTGATCTCTTTAATCTTTTTGGCGAATGAAAAATTCGGTCACCGTAAAGTATTAATCCGTGTTAAGAAGGTATCTTGATGTCTTTGTCTTTGTAGTATTTCTCTAACTAGCTTGGTTAGTAAATTTCTGGTAAGAATGTTGTGATGAAATGGTTGGTTTTagtgtatttattatgaaaaatTCTATAACAATTAGGAAAACAAAATTGTGAACATCTTTTAATccattgtatttttttttttgttttactagATTAGATCTAGAATGAtcaatatatatcaatatatagtttttttcttaaaaaagttGATCTAGATTTAGCAAAATAGTTAGCTCAGATCGAAACtcctatatattaattttttttttatttaacaaagAGGGTGGTAACTCTACAAATTGTTTTCGGACTATGTGGacttagaaatatatatatttcaaaatttggcCTCTAGTGTAACAAGCATTCACAAACTCGGCGTAATTTCGAGTTTGGAAACGTAACGAGCCCataaatcgaaaaaaaaaaatgaaacaaaaaaattaaggcCTGTTTGGTGTCATATTCATTTTATAtcttgtaaataaaatatttatataaaaaggtGTAAAAACGAAGTGGTTGTTTAGAGCCCTTGTGTTTATttggtaataaaaaaataaaaatttttaaaaaaatttatatctaaatttttttaaaaaattggcaTTTAGGTTTTGTTGGAAACCAACTACAATAAataatctttctttttctgatgGAACATTAAATTGTATAGAATTAATGgtttaaaaagaattaaaaaaaaatttaataacgATGCTCAACGTGACATGAGTTTGAAATCAATTATATTGTAGTGTGTGAATAAAAAGGTGTCAAATCAtgagtaatataataattatatattaaagtaatacttaaaaattatatttttatataattaaataatagttaattaaatactATTATAGTTTGTTTAAAAGAAGTGTGATtgcacaaaaaaagaaaaaaattctagcCCTCTTTTCCTGGTGGTCTTTTATGTTACAGTTGCTCACTTGCATcacattatttatattttaaattaatttaaatttctcctcttaaataaaagtatataattttttaaaaaaatattataataaaatagataaactTTAAAGGCATTATTTGTTTAGTTGCGGACATAGATTATAAGGGTAAACTTTCTTAATTACCTCTTTTAAAAGGctaatactaaaaatatttttttagagttaGATTATGTTAGTTAACTGTTAAGAATAATTATTATCtctgtgaaattattatttagtcttttcaaatatatccttctattctcactaatttttcttatatgcCTTTCATATATACCGTCAcccatttttcttatttgcccccAAGTCAAGAACAAAAGAGgtatattttgacttttttttattctgataaaaatttaattcggATCTTATCACAACCagagaatatttttaaataataaaaaaatatatcaaaaatatattcgaaataaaaaataaaaatatatcaaatattcaGTTGTTTTGAAaggtatataaataattatccaTAGGTTAGTTATACAATGcaactgtaatttttttttttcccctcttatCCGTGTAGATAAAAATATGGATAACCTTATCATCACCCACCACAAATCACAACGCTCCACGTCACCCCCCGAGCGCTCCGACGTGGCACTTCCTCGCCCCTCAACTCTCCAACTCCCGACCCTTTCCCCGACCTTAATCCCACATTCCTATTCTCTCATACACCACCCAACTCCAAATCCCCtcaaatccctctctctctctctctctctctctctctctctacatcgcAGCAACAACAATGGCCTCGCATCGGCGCTCTTcatcgccgcctccgccgccacgAAGCGGctctccggcgccggcgccggcgtccTCCTCCGACCGGCGCGGCCGATCCCGCGCGGGCGGCGCGGGGGCGGGTGGCGGCGagggcgtcggcggcggagaaggaggGAGGGAGTGGGCGGCGGGTGggatggtggcggcggcggcggcggcggcgctggtgataccggaggtggcggaggcggcgcaGCCGGGGATATCGCCGTCGCTGAAGAACTTCCTGCTGAGCATCGTGGCCGGCGGCGTCGTGCTCGGCGTGCTGGTGGgcgccgtcgtcg
Protein-coding regions in this window:
- the LOC109718847 gene encoding probable small nuclear ribonucleoprotein G; the protein is MSRSGQPPDLKKYMDKKLQIKLNANRVVIGSLRGFDQFMNLVVDNTVEVNGNEKNDIGIVVIRGNSVVMIEALEPIARSQ